From the genome of Papaver somniferum cultivar HN1 chromosome 2, ASM357369v1, whole genome shotgun sequence, one region includes:
- the LOC113353296 gene encoding delta-latroinsectotoxin-Lt1a-like gives MNVKASYNQILIATDSLDGDLKVRRMDELYGISLRGYVNELTEWRDKNPQLSLNQKFTVHGRTPLHIAAMCGHVKFAEKLCSFDTRLTTEVDSHRLTPLHLAAARPSLSMVKQLLEANRDVCMEKDKDGRTPLYLAVMQDRHKIMRELIKKKPEAYHILYDQNQTILHLCVKHGCLISLKLLMAKDLPHGEALSEGLNAISIDSKDDDGNTFLHLAAKSKQAECIKFLVDDKNTGIEVNAINNDNVKAFDMLPQQERDSLEIGCFLWEKKEEIHKEWLKERVSALMGVATLIAAIAFQAAMNPTGGVFQEDSYVDARDKPVTTICNQLILPIARDPQSLLKQPLLSVSC, from the exons ATGAATGTTAAAGCATCTTATAATCAAATATTGATAGCCACTGACTCGCTAGACGGTGATTTAAAAGTGCGAAGAATGGACGAGCTTTATGGAATTTCATTGAGAGGTTATGTTAACGAACTCACAGAGTGGCGCGATAAAAACCCACAACTTTCTCTCAATCAGAAATTTACAGTTCATGGTAGAACCCCTTTACACATAGCTGCTATGTGCGGCCATGTCAAGTTTGCAGAAAAACTTTGCAGTTTTGACACCCGACTGACAACGGAGGTGGACTCGCATCGACTTACTCCTCTTCACTTGGCTGCTGCAAGACCAAGCCTTTCTATGGTGAAGCAGTTGTTAGAAGCCAACAGGGATGTTTGTATGGAAAAAGATAAAGATGGACGAACACCTCTATATTTAGCAGTAATGCAAGATCGACATAAGATCATGCGTGAATTAATTAAGAAGAAGCCCGAAGCGTATCACATCCTGTATGATCAAAATCAGACGATACTGCACCTCTGCGTCAAACATGGCTGTTTGATTTCCCTAAAATTGTTAATGGCAAAGGACTTGCCACATGGGGAGGCACTGTCTGAGGGCTTGAATGCTATATCAATTGACTCCAAAGACGATGATGGGAACACATTTTTGCACCTTGCTGCAAAAAGTAAGCAAGCGGAG TGTATAAAGTTTCTAGTTGATGACAAGAATACCGGAATCGAAGTCAATGCCATAAACAATGACAACGTCAAGGCATTTGATATGTTACCACAACAAGAAAGAGATAGTCTTGAAATTGGCTGCTTTCTTTGGGAGAAGAAAGAGGAAATACATAAAGAATGGTTGAAAGAGAGAGTGAGTGCATTAATGGGGGTTGCAACATTAATTGCAGCAATTGCTTTTCAAGCAGCTATGAATCCAACCGGTGGTGTTTTTCAAGAAGACTCCTACGTCGATGCTCGTGATAAACCGGTTACAACCATCTGCAACCAATTAATATTACCCATCGCCAGAGATCCACAAAGCTTACTAAAACAACCACTTCTGTCAGTAAGTTGTTAG